A single genomic interval of Zingiber officinale cultivar Zhangliang chromosome 4A, Zo_v1.1, whole genome shotgun sequence harbors:
- the LOC121972523 gene encoding uncharacterized protein LOC121972523: MAEKLLKDYTALYARGVWSSITRPPIEANNFEIKPAVIHMVQQNQFGGGPHEDPNHHLELFYEIYGTMKVNGVPPESVRLLLFGFSLKDRAKQWLNSLPVNNISSWDQSGGALMNKSLDEAEEIIENVAQNHHQWASERFSGSFTGNPIKA; this comes from the exons ATGGCCGAAAAACTACTAAAAGATTACACGGCACTGTATGCACGAGGGGTTTGGTCCAGCATCACTCGACCACCCATTGAAGCCAACAACTTTGAAATCAAGCCCgcagtaatccacatggtccaGCAAAACCAATTCGGAGGAGGACCACATGAGGACCCAAACCACCACCTAGAGCTATTTTACGAGATCTATGGCACTATGAAGGTGAATGGAGTCCCTCCAGAATCAGTCAGACTACTTCTCTTCGGGTTTTCTCTGAAGGACAGAGCCAAGCAATGGCTGAACTCACTTCCAGTGAACAACATATCATCCTGGGATCAGT caggaggagcactgatgaaTAAAAGCCTCGATGAAGCCGAAGAGATCATAGAAAATGTGGCACAGAACCACCATCAATGGGCATCTGAAAGATTCAGTGGCTCTTTTACTGGGAATCCAATTAAAGCGTAA